From a single Fusarium fujikuroi IMI 58289 draft genome, chromosome FFUJ_chr03 genomic region:
- a CDS encoding probable RNA helicase, mitochondrial has protein sequence MQRIATRSVCSVCIRSSRPTTVARSSLQTCISQRLVSQHFKPRPSRMVLSDRVDRPPPSRDDRRQRRETPGPFGGMNKKYANIDSTRRVGPHRAMGGKDGNGGKTRERENRRGGPRDGDDRKALKMQRALATVSYGKRTVMKESMTDYETFDNFDLIPALQVAVNEELFKGMTDIKPTPVQRLAIPALLGQRSPDDLKRPTEEMRSFLLAAETGSGKTLAYLLPAIDALKTAEAEDPELKAYRERWELEKQRQLEGHSKGKPFDEPHPTMARPKVVILVPTAELAHQVTKVSKALSHVAKFKTELLSSDLKPQQIQRNLYGPRGVDVIVSTPHLLASIADSDPNILSRVSHLIVDEADSLFDRSFAPVTTSIVERALPSMKQFVCCSATIPRKLNNFLATNYPKMVRITTPNLHAIPRRVQLGVVDVSREPYRNRKDLACADAIYSIGRESASHEGPVKGEVDVRRIMVFVNEREKTEELANYLREKGINAEALHRDTPEKRHGEVLETFTSPAPLRIPTPSIASKARSLANVRVLVVTDLASRGIDTLAVRHVILYDVPHTTIDFIHRLGRAGRMGRRGRGIVLVGNDDRKDVVAEVKNSMFRGQALI, from the coding sequence ATGCAGCGCATAGCAACGAGATCCGTTTGCTCGGTTTGTATTCGTTCATCTCGGCCGACTACAGTTGCACGTTCATCCCTACAAACATGCATTAGCCAACGCCTGGTTTCGCAGCATTTCAAACCTCGCCCCTCGCGCATGGTTCTCTCAGATCGAGTTGATCGACCACCTCCGTCTCGCGATGACCGGCGCCAACGGCGTGAAACCCCAGGTCCTTTTGGAGGAATGAACAAGAAATATGCCAATATTGATTCTACCCGGAGAGTCGGTCCGCATCGTGCGATGGGAGGAAAAGATGGCAATGGAGGAAAGACAAGAGAGAGGGAAAACAGGAGAGGAGGGCCAAGAGACGGAGACGACCGAAAAGCGCTCAAGATGCAGAGAGCCCTGGCTACAGTCTCGTACGGAAAGCGAACAGTGATGAAAGAAAGCATGACTGACTACGAAACGTTCGACAACTTTGATCTCATCCCCGCCCTTCAAGTGGCCGTCAACGAAGAGCTCTTTAAGGGCATGACAGATATCAAGCCAACCCCTGTGCAGCGGCTAGCAATACCAGCTTTGCTGGGACAAAGAAGTCCAGACGACTTGAAAAGACCAACAGAAGAGATGAGGTCATTCTTATTAGCGGCAGAAACTGGCTCCGGGAAGACTTTGGCCTATCTGTTGCCGGCTATCGATGCTCTCAAGACTGCCGAAGCAGAGGACCCTGAGCTAAAGGCCTACCGTGAACGATGGGAACTCGAGAAGCAACGACAACTGGAGGGCCATTCCAAGGGCAAGCCATTTGACGAGCCGCATCCTACCATGGCTCGCCCCAAGGTTGTCATCCTTGTGCCCACAGCGGAGCTTGCGCACCAGGTCACAAAAGTATCCAAAGCTCTGTCACACGtggccaagttcaagacaGAACTCCTCTCTTCGGACTTGAAACCCCAGCAGATCCAGCGTAACCTCTACGGACCTAGGGGAGTTGATGTTATCGTCTCAACGCCTCATCTTCTCGCATCGATTGCCGATTCAGATCCCAATATCCTCTCCCGCGTATCTCATCTAATCGTCGACGAGGCGGACTCTCTTTTCGACCGAAGTTTTGCTCCAGTCACCACCAGTATTGTCGAACGAGCGCTACCCTCCATGAAACAGTTTGTCTGCTGTTCAGCCACGATTCCCCGCAAGCTCAACAACTTCCTCGCCACCAACTACCCCAAGATGGTCCGAATCACCACACCCAACCTCCACGCCATCCCTCGACGTGTCCAGTTAGGTGTCGTTGACGTTTCCAGAGAACCGTACCGCAACAGGAAGGATCTCGCCTGTGCCGATGCTATCTACTCCATCGGCCGCGAGTCTGCCAGTCACGAGGGACCAGTAAAGGGCGAAGTTGATGTTCGCCGCATAATGGTTTTCGTCAACGAGCGGGAAAAGACCGAGGAACTGGCGAACTACCTCAGAGAGAAGGGAATCAATGCCGAGGCTCTCCACAGAGATACACCTGAGAAGCGCCACGGCGAAGTTCTGGAGACTTTTACTTCTCCGGCGCCTCTTAGAATCCCAACCCCGTCAATTGCCTCCAAGGCTCGATCACTGGCCAACGTGAGAGTCCTGGTCGTTACAGACTTGGCCTCAAGGGGTATTGACACCCTTGCAGTCCGTCATGTGATTCTATATGATGTCCCACACACAACCATTGACTTTATCCACCGACTTGGTCGTGCCGGACGAATGGGTCGACGTGGTCGTGGCATTGTGCTTGTTGGTAACGACGATAGAAAGGATGTTGTCGCAGAGGTCAAGAACAGTATGTTCAGAGGACAAGCCCTGATTTAA